A region from the Lycium barbarum isolate Lr01 chromosome 8, ASM1917538v2, whole genome shotgun sequence genome encodes:
- the LOC132606008 gene encoding uncharacterized protein LOC132606008 isoform X2, which translates to MTTDTTAPSYWLNWRFLLCAIFILAAMLVSVLIIWKYEGSSKSRSHRRDGQKKDDVWKTCYKAIHPNWLLAYRLIAFALLLSLLVADVVLHGVRILYFYTQWTFTLVTVYFGLGSSLSIRGCLQSHKGGNGVSADGVDAERGTYTAPVENASELVVSNGLNCHDEPHIREAADPWGLAFQIIFQMTAGAVVLTDCVFWLLIYPFLTDRNYRLHFLAVCMHSVNAICLLGDVFINCLRFPFFRIAYFVLWTCVFVIFQWILHIFVSLRWPYPFLDLSSQYAPLWYFAVGILHLPCYGIFAILMRIKKFWLSRLFHSLVEM; encoded by the exons ATGACAACTGATACAACAGCTCCAAGTTATTGGCTGAACTGGAGATTTTTACTCTGTGCAATATTCATATTAGCAGCTATGTTGGTTTCAGTTCTCATTATATGGAAGTATGAAGGTTCATCAAAGTCGAGAAGCCACCGAAGAGACGGGCAAAAGAAAGATGATGTTTGGAAGACATGTTATAAAGCAATCCATCCTAATTGGTTGCTTGCTTATAGACTAATTGCTTTCGCCCTGCTTCTGTCTTTACTCGTCGCAGATGTAGTTCTCCATGGCGTACGCATACTTTATTTCTACACTCA GTGGACATTCACCTTGGTTACAGTCTACTTTGGG CTAGGATCTTCACTGTCCATCCGTGGCTGTCTCCAATCTCACAAAGGAGGTAATGGTGTTAGCGCTGATGGTGTTGATGCAGAACGAGGCACTTACACTGCTCCAGTTGAAAATGCAAGTGAACTTGTTGTATCCAATGGCTTGAATTGCCATGACGAGCCACATATTAGAGAAGCTGCAGATCCTTGGGGCCTTGCCTTTCAAATAATCTTCCAG ATGACTGCAGGTGCCGTTGTGCTTACAGATTGTGTTTTTTGGCTCTTAATCTACCCATTCCTCACTGACAGAAATTACAGATTACATTTT CTAGCTGTTTGTATGCATTCTGTCAATGCTATTTGCCTTCTAGGTGATGTGTTTATAAATTGTCTA CGGTTCCCTTTCTTCCGTATAGCATATTTTGTTCTTTGGACATGTGTGTTTGTCATTTTCCAGTGGATCCTCCATATTTTTGTCTCGCTGAG GTGGCCGTATCCGTTTCTAGATTTGTCATCGCAATATGCTCCCCTTTG GTACTTTGCTGTTGGTATTCTACATCTCCCTTGCTATGGGATTTTTGCGATACTAATGAGAATAAAGAAGTTTTGGTTATCCAGATTATTTCATAGCCTCGTCGAGATGTAA
- the LOC132606008 gene encoding uncharacterized protein LOC132606008 isoform X1 — protein sequence MTTDTTAPSYWLNWRFLLCAIFILAAMLVSVLIIWKYEGSSKSRSHRRDGQKKDDVWKTCYKAIHPNWLLAYRLIAFALLLSLLVADVVLHGVRILYFYTQWTFTLVTVYFGLGSSLSIRGCLQSHKGGNGVSADGVDAERGTYTAPVENASELVVSNGLNCHDEPHIREAADPWGLAFQIIFQMTAGAVVLTDCVFWLLIYPFLTDRNYRLHFLAVCMHSVNAICLLGDVFINCLRFPFFRIAYFVLWTCVFVIFQWILHIFVSLRWPYPFLDLSSQYAPLWYVSRTNFCTWRHGVLHPIIGFPVSYFLLIHCKTNWGL from the exons ATGACAACTGATACAACAGCTCCAAGTTATTGGCTGAACTGGAGATTTTTACTCTGTGCAATATTCATATTAGCAGCTATGTTGGTTTCAGTTCTCATTATATGGAAGTATGAAGGTTCATCAAAGTCGAGAAGCCACCGAAGAGACGGGCAAAAGAAAGATGATGTTTGGAAGACATGTTATAAAGCAATCCATCCTAATTGGTTGCTTGCTTATAGACTAATTGCTTTCGCCCTGCTTCTGTCTTTACTCGTCGCAGATGTAGTTCTCCATGGCGTACGCATACTTTATTTCTACACTCA GTGGACATTCACCTTGGTTACAGTCTACTTTGGG CTAGGATCTTCACTGTCCATCCGTGGCTGTCTCCAATCTCACAAAGGAGGTAATGGTGTTAGCGCTGATGGTGTTGATGCAGAACGAGGCACTTACACTGCTCCAGTTGAAAATGCAAGTGAACTTGTTGTATCCAATGGCTTGAATTGCCATGACGAGCCACATATTAGAGAAGCTGCAGATCCTTGGGGCCTTGCCTTTCAAATAATCTTCCAG ATGACTGCAGGTGCCGTTGTGCTTACAGATTGTGTTTTTTGGCTCTTAATCTACCCATTCCTCACTGACAGAAATTACAGATTACATTTT CTAGCTGTTTGTATGCATTCTGTCAATGCTATTTGCCTTCTAGGTGATGTGTTTATAAATTGTCTA CGGTTCCCTTTCTTCCGTATAGCATATTTTGTTCTTTGGACATGTGTGTTTGTCATTTTCCAGTGGATCCTCCATATTTTTGTCTCGCTGAG GTGGCCGTATCCGTTTCTAGATTTGTCATCGCAATATGCTCCCCTTTGGTATGTGTCTCGTACGAACTTTTGCACTTGGCGGCATGGCGTCTTACATCCAATTATTGGCTTTCCGGTGTCTTATTTTCTTCTAATACATTGCAAAACTAATTGGGGACTTTGA